The following coding sequences are from one Paenibacillus stellifer window:
- a CDS encoding ArsR/SmtB family transcription factor → MKLLYHPDRKDIQLASVLYALSDPIRLQVVSEIYNNGERACNSFNVPIAKSTLSHHSRTLREAGVVFTRVQGTQRILSLRTEDLNARFPGLLASILKAYEQTEKPEFVQEQSDENSSAAE, encoded by the coding sequence ATGAAACTGCTCTATCACCCGGACCGCAAAGACATTCAGCTCGCTTCCGTTCTATACGCGCTAAGCGATCCGATTCGTCTGCAGGTGGTTTCGGAAATCTACAATAACGGCGAACGGGCGTGCAACAGCTTCAATGTGCCGATCGCCAAGTCCACCCTGTCGCATCACTCCCGGACACTTCGGGAAGCCGGAGTCGTCTTCACCCGCGTCCAGGGCACTCAGCGTATTCTGTCCCTGCGAACCGAAGACTTGAACGCACGCTTTCCGGGCTTGCTTGCTTCGATATTGAAAGCATATGAACAGACGGAGAAGCCGGAGTTCGTGCAGGAGCAGAGCGACGAGAATTCTAGTGCGGCGGAATAA
- a CDS encoding MFS transporter — protein sequence MNQHSTVSEPAESLDSPVVTTLPREGLLTALFSIAVVLVIMNTAMFNVALPDVTAAFGISASATSWIVTGYSIMFSISSITFSRLSDFMPIRRLLTIGLLTLGAASVGGFFSSSFLLLLIVRIAQASGSGAVISLSMVLFTRYVPLDRRGKAMATIMSAVSLGLGLGPVAGGAIVEYLGWHWLFAVTAAVLLLVPFFHTLLPKEAPSQGSFDGLGGLLLGIGTTGLLLFLTSGLWIGLAAGLASLAIFVFRIRRVPEPFILPALFRNRSYMVLALVGIASYLCSFATLFLLPQILIHLFGFTASHAGLVIFPGSLLAIIVSRKVGRVIDRYGNAGILLYAPLLVLGATVLFALFAGHSWIAIMLVYMLMSLSFTSLQSGVSNEISRILPSGQIGSGMGLFQLLQFVSGAFSIAMSASALEWQHGLPLPDAYANIYWGLSVAALIAIVSAFAYRRSSRAESLIDMADA from the coding sequence ATGAATCAACATTCAACCGTTTCCGAACCAGCGGAAAGCCTGGACTCCCCTGTGGTAACCACTCTTCCACGGGAAGGGCTGCTCACCGCACTGTTCAGCATAGCCGTCGTGCTCGTTATTATGAATACGGCGATGTTCAATGTGGCGCTGCCCGATGTTACGGCTGCTTTCGGTATCTCGGCCTCCGCCACCTCCTGGATCGTAACCGGATATTCGATCATGTTCTCGATCTCATCCATTACCTTCAGCCGGCTGTCCGACTTCATGCCGATCCGCCGTCTGCTCACCATCGGCCTGCTGACACTCGGAGCGGCTTCGGTAGGCGGCTTCTTCAGCAGCAGCTTCTTGCTCCTGCTCATTGTGCGCATCGCACAGGCATCCGGCTCGGGCGCCGTCATCTCGCTGTCGATGGTGCTGTTCACCCGCTATGTGCCTTTGGACCGCCGCGGCAAAGCCATGGCCACCATTATGTCGGCAGTCTCGCTCGGTCTGGGCCTCGGTCCGGTGGCCGGCGGCGCCATCGTCGAATATCTCGGCTGGCACTGGCTGTTCGCGGTGACGGCGGCCGTGCTGCTGCTGGTTCCCTTCTTCCATACACTGCTGCCTAAGGAAGCGCCAAGCCAAGGCTCCTTCGACGGGCTCGGCGGACTGCTGCTCGGCATCGGCACCACGGGCCTTCTGCTGTTCCTGACGAGCGGCCTCTGGATCGGGCTGGCCGCCGGATTAGCCTCACTGGCCATTTTCGTGTTCCGCATCCGCCGGGTACCGGAGCCGTTCATCCTGCCGGCCCTGTTCCGCAACCGTTCCTATATGGTGCTGGCGCTGGTGGGGATTGCCTCCTATCTGTGCAGCTTCGCGACCTTATTCCTGCTCCCGCAGATTCTGATCCATCTCTTCGGCTTCACCGCGAGCCACGCCGGCCTGGTCATCTTCCCCGGCTCCCTGCTTGCCATTATCGTCTCTCGCAAGGTGGGACGGGTGATCGACCGCTACGGCAACGCCGGCATTCTCCTGTATGCGCCGCTGCTTGTCCTGGGCGCGACCGTGCTGTTCGCCCTGTTCGCGGGCCATTCGTGGATCGCCATCATGCTGGTCTACATGCTCATGAGCTTGTCCTTCACCAGCCTGCAGAGCGGCGTATCGAACGAAATCTCCCGCATCCTGCCGTCCGGCCAGATCGGTTCCGGCATGGGACTATTCCAGCTGCTGCAATTCGTCAGCGGCGCTTTCAGCATCGCGATGTCGGCAAGCGCACTCGAATGGCAGCATGGCCTGCCTCTGCCAGACGCGTACGCCAACATCTACTGGGGCCTCTCGGTCGCCGCGCTTATCGCGATTGTGTCGGCCTTCGCGTACCGCCGGAGCAGCCGGGCGGAGAGCCTCATCGATATGGCGGATGCTTGA
- a CDS encoding YciI family protein — protein MFIVLLTYTAPIERIDELLEEHRAFLRTQYDGGRFLVSGPRNPRTGGVIVAKGESREELLKVLENDPFYREGAASYELVSFNPVLHQQVLSGFLGKE, from the coding sequence ATGTTCATCGTACTGTTAACCTACACCGCACCGATTGAGCGGATTGACGAGCTGCTTGAGGAGCATCGGGCATTTCTGAGAACACAATATGACGGCGGCCGGTTCCTCGTGTCCGGTCCGCGCAACCCGCGTACAGGCGGTGTTATTGTCGCCAAGGGGGAGAGCCGGGAGGAGCTGCTGAAGGTACTGGAGAACGATCCGTTCTACCGGGAAGGCGCCGCGTCTTACGAGCTGGTATCGTTTAATCCGGTGCTGCATCAGCAGGTGCTAAGCGGATTTCTCGGCAAAGAGTGA
- a CDS encoding SMI1/KNR4 family protein: MQDNLLDQLETWHEEDEFDQIVEAIMEIPEEDRDYALNSHLGRAMNNLKRYDEAIAIFKKIEQEGQDDPLWQYRIGIAYYYTEQFGKAKRAFKAADRLAPDDEDTLEFLEALEDTEDEEPEEPKAKKQKPVQAPPAKRKALPVNTDTALDLADFWEDSEQADEQYRLDPPTDEQIASVEDELVFKLPAFYIQMMKEHNGGVPRKRYFPVGDPDSSEYIEVTGLLGIGRDKSHSLCGERGSRARVIHEDYPEFGVIIGECPDENEVVMLDYRPSGNDGEPEVIHVAKENGNKITYLAPSFEAFVRGLKDSAEASPNE, from the coding sequence ATGCAGGATAATTTGCTGGATCAACTGGAAACCTGGCATGAGGAAGACGAATTCGACCAAATCGTCGAGGCGATTATGGAAATTCCCGAAGAGGACAGAGACTATGCGCTGAACAGCCATTTGGGAAGAGCTATGAACAATCTGAAGCGTTACGATGAAGCCATTGCCATCTTCAAGAAGATTGAACAAGAGGGGCAGGATGACCCGCTCTGGCAATATCGCATCGGCATCGCCTATTACTACACCGAGCAGTTTGGGAAAGCGAAGCGGGCCTTCAAAGCCGCAGACCGGCTGGCGCCGGACGATGAAGACACGCTGGAGTTCCTGGAGGCTCTGGAGGATACGGAGGATGAGGAGCCGGAAGAGCCGAAAGCGAAGAAGCAAAAGCCGGTTCAAGCTCCGCCAGCGAAGCGGAAAGCCTTACCTGTGAATACGGATACAGCGCTTGATCTCGCCGATTTTTGGGAGGACAGTGAGCAGGCCGACGAACAATACCGCCTCGACCCGCCAACGGATGAGCAGATTGCTTCGGTGGAGGACGAGCTGGTCTTCAAGCTGCCCGCTTTTTATATTCAGATGATGAAAGAGCATAACGGCGGGGTTCCCCGTAAACGTTACTTCCCTGTAGGCGATCCGGATTCTAGCGAATATATTGAGGTCACTGGCCTCCTCGGCATCGGCAGGGACAAGAGCCACTCTCTGTGCGGGGAGCGGGGCAGCAGAGCCCGTGTCATCCATGAAGACTATCCGGAGTTCGGCGTCATTATCGGGGAATGCCCTGACGAGAATGAAGTCGTGATGCTGGATTACCGCCCGTCCGGCAATGACGGCGAGCCTGAGGTTATTCATGTGGCCAAGGAGAATGGTAATAAAATCACGTATCTGGCTCCGAGCTTTGAAGCTTTTGTCCGTGGATTAAAGGATAGCGCGGAAGCATCGCCTAATGAATGA
- the mqo gene encoding malate dehydrogenase (quinone) translates to MSNRQTKTDVILIGAGIMSATLGSLLKELMPEWSITVFERRASAGEESSNEWNNAGTGHSSLCELNYTVEQPDGSIDISKAVKVNEEYQFSKQFWAYLVNSGRIRNPRDFIVPVPHMSFVQGQQDVTFLKKRFEALSRNPLFQGMEFSDNPAKLMEWIPLMMKNRALNQPIAATRIESGTDVNFGALTRILFDQLKSRNADIKFNHQVDDMKRMGDGSWELKVRDVSSGTAERHTARFVFIGGGGGSLHLLQKSGIPEGKGIGGFPVSGLFMVCERPEIVAQHHAKVYGKAALGAPPMSVPHLDTRVIDKKELLFFGPFAGFSPKFLKFGSMFDLITSVKPSNLTTMLAAGAKNMSLTKYLVQQVMLSKEQRMEALREFVPNAESGDWDLVVAGQRVQIIKDTAAGKGTLQFGTEVISAADGSVAALLGASPGASTAVSVMLEVIERCFPQHKMAWEPKIREMVPAYGVSLLNNPDILHDIQASAAQSLGLADTAKHGELINK, encoded by the coding sequence ATGAGCAACCGACAAACGAAAACCGATGTGATCTTGATTGGTGCTGGAATCATGAGTGCAACGCTGGGATCTCTGCTGAAAGAATTGATGCCGGAGTGGAGCATTACCGTGTTCGAGCGGCGAGCAAGCGCAGGAGAGGAAAGCTCTAACGAATGGAATAATGCGGGCACGGGCCATTCTTCCTTATGCGAGCTGAACTACACCGTGGAGCAGCCGGATGGTTCCATCGATATTAGCAAAGCGGTCAAGGTAAATGAAGAGTATCAGTTCTCCAAGCAATTTTGGGCATACCTCGTAAATAGCGGCCGAATTCGGAATCCACGTGATTTTATCGTACCGGTGCCTCATATGAGCTTCGTACAGGGGCAGCAGGATGTCACTTTCCTGAAGAAACGATTTGAAGCGCTTTCACGAAACCCGCTGTTTCAGGGTATGGAGTTTTCCGATAACCCGGCCAAGCTGATGGAATGGATTCCGCTAATGATGAAGAACCGGGCGCTGAATCAGCCGATAGCGGCGACAAGAATCGAATCGGGGACGGACGTCAATTTCGGTGCGTTAACGCGCATCTTATTTGATCAATTGAAGAGCCGGAACGCTGATATCAAGTTCAACCATCAAGTCGACGATATGAAGCGAATGGGCGACGGCTCGTGGGAGCTGAAAGTGCGGGATGTGAGCAGCGGCACCGCAGAACGCCACACGGCGAGGTTCGTCTTTATCGGTGGCGGGGGAGGAAGCCTGCATCTGCTGCAGAAATCCGGAATTCCCGAAGGCAAAGGCATCGGCGGATTCCCGGTAAGCGGATTGTTCATGGTGTGCGAGCGGCCTGAAATTGTTGCGCAGCATCATGCCAAAGTGTACGGAAAAGCCGCGCTCGGCGCTCCTCCCATGTCGGTTCCGCATCTGGATACGCGGGTCATCGACAAGAAAGAGCTGTTGTTCTTCGGACCGTTCGCCGGTTTCTCGCCCAAGTTCCTGAAATTTGGCTCGATGTTTGATCTGATCACGTCAGTGAAGCCAAGCAACCTCACCACCATGCTGGCTGCCGGCGCCAAGAACATGTCTTTGACCAAATACCTGGTTCAGCAGGTGATGCTGTCGAAAGAACAGCGCATGGAAGCCTTAAGGGAGTTCGTCCCGAACGCCGAGAGCGGAGACTGGGATTTGGTAGTGGCGGGCCAGCGTGTGCAGATTATCAAGGATACGGCTGCCGGCAAAGGAACGCTGCAATTCGGCACGGAAGTGATCAGCGCTGCCGACGGGTCGGTCGCAGCCCTGCTCGGCGCTTCACCGGGTGCTTCTACCGCCGTCTCGGTCATGCTGGAGGTCATCGAGAGATGCTTCCCGCAGCATAAGATGGCCTGGGAGCCGAAAATCAGAGAGATGGTTCCTGCTTACGGCGTGTCGCTGTTGAATAATCCTGATATTTTGCATGACATTCAAGCTTCTGCCGCGCAGTCGCTGGGGCTGGCGGATACGGCGAAGCACGGCGAGCTGATCAACAAGTGA
- a CDS encoding polysaccharide deacetylase family protein → MNGDRVRLSPYPKWDPYRNTYYCSIVRTTDAVRETLYFTCTKLFAEQLQRIRQLKSSLIPGYELVPELPLADAANEAEPHRTGRMSARSIRKAARYLMIAGLLALLCIQVKDNWLANSADALKRDMGELKAAATTESTKADLPQSIGSLPIRVEPVPVVKNIAEVQQETAPPQETAPPPPAEEYKEYEVVEIGAEQPFFGLPKGYVSLTFDDGPSPYTKKIVDILTNRKLAATFMFIGQNVEHNREAVAYASEHGMAIGNHSWDHSSKLTKASPAEQAANLARTSKLLESITDTPVTLFRPPYGLINKSLISSAGGQQLKLLMWNRDPEDWNADRKEDILNYFHKVSASGGVYVLHEDRLTVEALPEIIGYLKEKNLKFAILK, encoded by the coding sequence TTGAATGGGGATCGTGTGCGTCTTTCCCCTTATCCGAAGTGGGACCCCTATCGAAATACGTATTATTGTTCGATCGTAAGAACAACGGATGCCGTAAGGGAGACGCTGTATTTCACTTGCACGAAATTGTTCGCGGAGCAGCTGCAGCGAATCCGGCAATTGAAGTCCTCCTTGATTCCCGGGTATGAGCTTGTTCCTGAGCTGCCGTTAGCTGATGCCGCCAATGAAGCCGAACCGCATCGAACCGGCCGAATGTCCGCACGCAGTATAAGGAAGGCTGCGCGTTATTTGATGATCGCCGGGCTGCTGGCCTTGCTGTGTATTCAGGTTAAGGACAACTGGCTGGCCAATAGCGCTGACGCCTTGAAACGGGATATGGGTGAGTTGAAGGCTGCGGCAACCACCGAGTCGACGAAAGCAGACTTGCCGCAATCGATCGGGAGTCTCCCCATAAGGGTTGAACCGGTACCGGTTGTGAAGAACATAGCTGAAGTGCAGCAAGAGACTGCACCGCCGCAGGAGACCGCACCACCGCCGCCGGCTGAGGAGTATAAAGAGTATGAAGTCGTGGAGATTGGCGCAGAGCAGCCTTTCTTTGGGCTGCCAAAGGGCTATGTGTCGCTAACCTTTGACGACGGCCCCTCTCCGTATACGAAGAAGATTGTGGACATCTTAACCAACAGGAAATTGGCGGCGACCTTTATGTTCATCGGCCAGAATGTCGAGCATAACCGGGAAGCTGTTGCTTACGCGAGTGAGCATGGGATGGCAATCGGCAATCATTCCTGGGACCATAGCAGTAAGCTGACGAAGGCAAGTCCTGCCGAGCAGGCCGCCAATTTAGCGAGGACCTCCAAGCTGTTGGAGTCGATTACCGATACTCCCGTTACCTTGTTCCGTCCGCCGTACGGCTTGATCAATAAAAGTCTTATTTCCAGCGCGGGTGGGCAGCAGCTGAAGCTTCTCATGTGGAACCGCGATCCGGAAGACTGGAATGCTGACAGGAAGGAAGATATTCTAAATTACTTCCATAAGGTTAGTGCCTCCGGAGGCGTATATGTGTTGCATGAAGACCGGCTGACTGTAGAGGCGCTGCCCGAGATCATCGGGTATCTGAAAGAGAAGAACCTGAAATTCGCCATTTTAAAATAA
- a CDS encoding lipocalin family protein has protein sequence MYANQRLTSFDPADHPASNLEWWYSYAFLTGSLGNHYALAVSFFRVGEVPLLKGHYLIYSLVRLREGKVETRSLLDRSLTKHMIVLYLPLYLLMNPGDRMIRQQYEELLKGNMPEPHVLLTHASVQSSPTRLHYGNSQFIFEEKPEPHYQLHITDPSFQIRLKFRPLKPVSSIDEEGALNRFRYYSITRNQVFGELQQSGMTETLTGEGWIDHQWGRNYGLISGMGWDWFGLQLEDGRELLISRLRPAHSGSPDNPIAKLIAADGAIATTEKVSLQPLKYWRSIYSGARYPVEWDISLPDFAMNLHVAPLLNHQEIAIIGPLKAIWEGACSVTGESLSPQGIRAAINGKGFTELVGYASVTSKNE, from the coding sequence ATGTATGCAAATCAACGTTTGACCTCCTTCGATCCTGCCGATCACCCCGCGTCGAATTTGGAATGGTGGTACTCTTATGCTTTTCTCACAGGAAGCCTGGGCAACCATTATGCATTGGCGGTATCTTTCTTTCGGGTTGGAGAAGTGCCCCTGTTGAAAGGCCATTATCTGATCTATTCCCTAGTCCGGCTCCGCGAGGGAAAGGTCGAGACACGATCGCTGTTGGACCGCAGCCTGACCAAGCATATGATCGTTCTCTATCTTCCCTTGTATCTCCTTATGAATCCGGGGGACCGAATGATCCGGCAGCAATACGAAGAACTGCTAAAGGGAAACATGCCGGAGCCGCATGTACTCCTGACCCATGCTTCCGTACAGTCTTCCCCAACCAGGCTTCATTACGGCAATTCCCAATTCATCTTCGAAGAGAAGCCGGAGCCGCATTATCAGCTGCACATAACCGACCCCTCTTTCCAAATCCGATTGAAGTTCCGCCCTCTAAAGCCGGTATCCTCCATTGATGAGGAAGGAGCCCTGAATCGGTTCCGTTATTATTCGATAACCCGAAATCAGGTGTTCGGGGAACTCCAGCAATCCGGAATGACCGAAACGTTAACCGGGGAAGGATGGATTGACCACCAGTGGGGGCGGAATTACGGTCTTATCTCGGGAATGGGCTGGGATTGGTTCGGGCTGCAGCTGGAGGATGGGCGGGAACTACTCATCAGCAGATTGCGTCCGGCGCACTCCGGGTCACCGGATAACCCCATAGCCAAATTAATTGCTGCAGACGGTGCCATTGCGACTACAGAGAAGGTGTCACTTCAGCCGCTTAAATACTGGAGAAGTATATATTCCGGCGCCAGATACCCGGTGGAATGGGATATATCCCTTCCTGATTTTGCGATGAATCTGCATGTTGCTCCACTTCTTAATCACCAGGAAATTGCAATTATCGGACCTCTTAAAGCGATCTGGGAAGGCGCCTGTTCCGTTACGGGGGAGTCCCTTTCTCCTCAAGGTATCCGAGCAGCAATCAATGGGAAGGGGTTCACCGAGCTAGTCGGTTATGCCTCAGTCACATCGAAGAACGAATGA
- a CDS encoding GMC oxidoreductase: MRIYVAGPADTLRTVADKFQIELEQLISINVHISGPDQPVAGLNINLPSPGPMPNPLPVPQPDHSKTFSSPVSKLEWIPLTSLEKMSQTEYDVLIAGTGAGGGAVLWRLCQQWGNNGKKIGVVEAGDLLLPTNLMNVQTMNHLDYLDIAYNDPQFAIPIPGTKLRQVIALGGRTLKWSVVSPRMYAAVASRDWPVPEREMELYYSIAEQAMGVTDYYTKGSPINEIFLNRLWSSEYAEAMNEPMAADLEPTKYGEIHSNVFFSSIAFLAQALNPRPYDLAVLARAVRVITERGRARGLQVMTPDKRSFELKAKNVVLCASTIETPRILYHSGIRGRAIGHYLTNHSYAIGKATFNHKDYPYVLGTIGILIPETGERPFQVQIGGPNGYRFYHDTQTPFKEQLEMNIAGVGNVESRFENQILFNPNVRNEYGMPEAQVQLTYSDADLAVLGLAEEAVKHVSSILQTPMVSLNLQEALAGDHESGTCRMGRDPDTSGTNPYGQVHGISGLYVADNSVLPFLGAANPTLTTVALAMRTADYIIRSSM; encoded by the coding sequence TTGAGAATTTATGTCGCAGGCCCGGCAGATACATTACGAACGGTTGCAGATAAATTCCAGATCGAGCTGGAACAATTGATTTCGATCAACGTGCATATTTCGGGACCGGACCAGCCTGTTGCCGGCCTGAATATTAATCTCCCCTCACCCGGTCCTATGCCCAATCCCTTGCCTGTTCCGCAGCCCGACCATTCAAAGACGTTCAGCAGCCCCGTTTCGAAGCTGGAATGGATTCCATTAACCTCATTGGAAAAAATGAGTCAGACCGAATATGATGTGCTCATTGCAGGCACTGGAGCAGGCGGTGGAGCCGTTCTATGGCGATTATGCCAGCAGTGGGGGAATAACGGAAAGAAGATTGGAGTCGTAGAAGCTGGCGATTTGCTGCTGCCGACCAATCTCATGAATGTCCAGACCATGAATCACCTGGACTATCTTGACATTGCCTATAACGATCCCCAATTTGCAATACCGATCCCGGGGACAAAATTGCGACAAGTTATCGCGCTTGGAGGAAGAACGTTGAAATGGAGCGTGGTTAGTCCGCGGATGTATGCGGCTGTTGCTTCCCGAGATTGGCCGGTTCCGGAACGGGAGATGGAGCTGTACTACAGCATCGCCGAGCAGGCGATGGGTGTGACGGACTATTATACAAAAGGCTCCCCGATCAATGAGATTTTTCTTAACCGTCTGTGGAGCAGCGAATATGCCGAAGCCATGAACGAGCCAATGGCCGCCGACCTCGAACCGACCAAATATGGAGAGATTCATTCCAACGTTTTTTTCAGCTCTATTGCGTTCCTTGCTCAGGCGTTGAACCCAAGGCCGTATGACCTTGCTGTATTGGCACGCGCTGTAAGGGTGATAACAGAGAGGGGAAGAGCAAGAGGGCTGCAAGTAATGACGCCGGATAAACGTTCCTTCGAGTTGAAAGCGAAGAATGTTGTCTTGTGTGCAAGCACTATCGAGACACCGAGGATACTGTATCATTCCGGAATACGAGGGAGAGCGATTGGCCATTACCTGACGAATCATTCGTACGCGATCGGGAAGGCCACATTCAATCATAAAGATTATCCGTATGTTTTAGGCACAATAGGCATACTGATTCCCGAAACTGGCGAGCGCCCGTTTCAGGTGCAAATTGGAGGCCCAAACGGTTACCGGTTCTATCATGACACACAGACTCCTTTCAAGGAGCAATTGGAAATGAATATTGCCGGAGTCGGCAACGTAGAATCGAGATTTGAGAATCAAATCCTCTTCAATCCTAATGTGCGGAATGAATACGGCATGCCTGAAGCGCAGGTTCAGCTTACATACAGTGATGCGGATTTGGCGGTACTGGGGCTGGCGGAAGAAGCAGTGAAGCATGTTTCATCCATACTCCAGACGCCGATGGTCTCCCTGAACCTTCAAGAAGCTCTGGCCGGCGATCATGAATCGGGGACTTGCCGGATGGGCCGCGATCCCGACACCTCCGGGACGAATCCATACGGTCAAGTCCATGGGATCTCCGGCCTTTATGTCGCGGACAACAGCGTGCTGCCCTTCCTTGGAGCCGCCAATCCGACGCTGACCACAGTTGCATTGGCCATGCGTACGGCGGACTATATCATTCGTTCTTCGATGTGA
- a CDS encoding ThuA domain-containing protein has translation MIVQGGYPGHQPQVIAQILARILTEEHFEVEISDTLDVFLDAEKLARTDLIVPEWTTGELTPEQLGNFTNAVQKGTGIAGVHGMGDSFRCEIQYHAMVGGQFLAHPGDTGVTYTVHIADPNNPLVMGICDFTVTTEQWYMIIDPSIHVLTTTYFDRIKPPLIWRPVVMPVSWIKKYGEGRVYFNALGHSPEILLLPQVLTMVRRGLLWAAR, from the coding sequence TTGATTGTTCAAGGAGGATATCCGGGGCATCAACCCCAGGTGATTGCTCAAATTCTGGCTCGGATACTGACAGAGGAGCATTTTGAAGTTGAAATTTCCGATACATTGGATGTCTTTCTCGATGCGGAGAAGCTGGCCCGAACCGATTTAATCGTTCCCGAATGGACAACGGGAGAGCTTACTCCGGAGCAACTCGGCAATTTCACGAATGCCGTTCAGAAGGGAACCGGGATTGCCGGAGTGCACGGAATGGGAGATTCCTTCCGCTGTGAAATCCAGTACCACGCCATGGTTGGCGGACAGTTCCTCGCACATCCTGGAGATACCGGGGTTACCTACACGGTCCATATCGCCGATCCGAACAATCCGCTGGTCATGGGAATCTGTGATTTTACCGTAACTACGGAGCAATGGTATATGATCATCGATCCGTCTATACATGTGCTTACGACTACCTATTTCGACCGTATCAAGCCACCTCTGATATGGAGACCGGTTGTGATGCCGGTGTCCTGGATCAAGAAATACGGGGAAGGGCGTGTCTATTTTAACGCTCTCGGGCATTCTCCCGAAATCTTGCTGCTGCCGCAAGTATTGACCATGGTTCGAAGAGGACTGCTGTGGGCTGCGAGATGA
- a CDS encoding SDR family oxidoreductase, with protein MKPVFGSYRKCETVPIFYPPQHQPGQPGIESIMCPRPVSERADKSPAGKLADKLAIITGGDSGIGRAVSYAFAKEGADIVIVYYNEHGDAEETRARVTELGRRCITIAGDIGDEDFCKHVVDLTVRTFGKIDILVNNAAVQFYQPSIENITREQLELTFRTNIFAMFFLTKAALPYLKPGSAIINTSSETATSGYKVLIDYASTKGAISAFTRSLALSVIDRGIRVNAVAPGTTWTPLVPASFPPEAYASNGFDSPMRRDAQPVELAPAYVYLASDDSSYVMGQVIHVNGGSYFGQ; from the coding sequence ATGAAGCCCGTATTCGGCAGTTACCGGAAATGTGAGACTGTTCCTATTTTCTACCCTCCGCAGCATCAGCCGGGGCAGCCTGGAATTGAATCCATCATGTGCCCCAGACCGGTATCCGAGAGGGCGGATAAGTCACCTGCGGGCAAGCTGGCGGATAAGCTGGCGATTATTACCGGCGGCGACAGCGGCATCGGAAGGGCGGTGTCCTATGCTTTTGCCAAAGAGGGAGCGGACATTGTCATTGTCTACTACAACGAACACGGAGATGCCGAAGAGACGCGGGCGAGAGTAACGGAGCTGGGCCGGAGATGCATTACGATTGCCGGAGATATTGGGGATGAGGATTTTTGCAAGCATGTGGTGGACCTGACCGTGCGAACGTTCGGCAAAATCGATATTCTGGTCAATAACGCAGCGGTGCAATTTTACCAGCCGAGCATTGAGAACATCACCCGCGAACAGCTTGAATTGACGTTCCGAACCAATATATTTGCGATGTTCTTTCTGACCAAAGCGGCATTGCCTTACTTAAAGCCTGGAAGCGCGATTATCAATACCAGCTCCGAAACGGCAACAAGCGGCTACAAGGTATTGATTGATTACGCTTCAACCAAAGGGGCAATCAGTGCGTTTACCCGTTCCTTGGCGCTTTCGGTAATCGATCGTGGAATACGTGTCAACGCCGTTGCTCCAGGCACTACCTGGACCCCTCTGGTCCCGGCCTCCTTCCCTCCGGAAGCTTACGCATCCAACGGCTTTGACTCCCCCATGAGAAGAGACGCCCAGCCTGTTGAACTCGCCCCGGCTTACGTATACCTGGCCTCCGACGATTCTTCCTATGTAATGGGGCAGGTAATCCATGTTAACGGCGGAAGCTACTTTGGTCAATGA